GAACAAATACGTTTTATATTGGAAGCTGATGATGCCTGTCCCAGTTCAACTGCATTCCCAATATTGCAAGAGATCATGATGACATTGGCATTTGACCACTCAGTTTCAATTATGCCATGGCAGGTTCATTGTGGGTCAAATGGTGGCTTATAAAAAGAGAACTGTTTTGGGACATTGGCATTCTTCTCTTGGCCGTTGTTCAAAGTTGACTAAACCCAGGACAAATAACACATGAGAGGTCGAAGTCACTTCTGATGAAAATTGGCCATATGTTTCTGTTAATGCACTAGCCCAAGCTTCTTGTTCAGTGAAGCTAAATGACTTCATACCAATTCTGTTTAAGGATCACATGGCTCCGATTTTGATCACTAGCTGATATTAGCATTCCATTTACGCAATGCTTATCCGAATTGAATTGTTCAGTTATTCAAGCTCCTTGAcactttctcttttgtttccttgtctTAGATAACTAAGAATAATTTTATGTCTGTAACAAAGCAATCTAATTTCCACAAGGCATAGATGACTTCAATAGCAATTCTGGAGAAGATAGATCGTATCTATGAATTATCTGGAAGTACTTTTTGCTGCGCCAATGCTCATGCTTCTTATGTGGGAACCTAGTCTGTCTTTGGTAATGAATCTTTCGTTCAAAAGACCAGAAAATCATGCCTTCATAACACTACTGGTTCTGTGGTGATTACTTGGTAGTTCTTCTCAATGATACCAACAGTTCTGGCTATtccaaatcagaaaaattcctgTGTTGATTATGTTCTgttaaaaaagaatatatttcaaaCCCCTACTTTGCAGCCTAAAATTCGTGTAAAAAAAGTGGAGCAGTTCATTCACCCTTTTGTTCAGGGCGGACTAAAGCCATACTTGAATTGAATAAACACTAATATATTAGAAAACAGCATCAAAATCATCTCCAAagcaagcaaaataaaaatgaagacaAAAAATAGCAGTCATCTTCCTTCGACCAATGTATCAGTGACAGTGTTAACAGACCAGATGCTTTCTTCCTGTGATGGAATAGAACGATCTGGCATTTCGGCTTGGAAAGTGAATATCGGCTGTCTCGGCTGAGGAAGATCTGACTCACCACTTAACATCAGAACCACATTCGACATGTCTGGTCTATTTGTGGGATGATCCTGAACACAGAGAAGCCCAACATGGATGCATCTTATTAGCTCCCATGGAGAGCTAACAGGAATTGCTTCATCTGTTAGGTCGAATGCTTTTCCATCACTCCATAATTGCCACGCCTATAAGAGAGAACACTGTCATGATATCGCAGGGAACTTAAAATACTGATTAAGGTTGGAATTTGAGACTTACGAGGGAAAGGAGATTCAGATGTTGGCCCTGGTCATAGAGAGCTGTGTTCTTTTTGCCGCTAACGATCTCCAGTAGCAACACTCCAAAGCTATAGACATCGGACCTTTCCGAAAAAATCCCGCCCATGGCATACTCAGGAGACATATAGCCACTGCATAAACAGAGAGCATAGTTGTGTTAAACCAATCATTTCAGTCTGCTTGAAAAAATTGACTCAATAAACTGATAATTCAAATAGGGCTAGAGAGCTTACAGTGTTCCAACAATTTTCTGGGTGTTCACCAAAACCTGAGTGCCCTCAAACATTCGTGCCAGCCCAAAATCCgaaatttttgggttcatctttTCATCCAAAAGAATATTGCTCACTTTTAAGTCTCGATGTATGACCCTTAGGCAAGAATCTCGATGGAGGTAGAGAAGCCCCCTTGCGATCCCCTGAATCATTTGAAATCGTTTGCCCCAGTCAAGTTCTGCTTTCTTTCTTGAATCTAAATGACAAACaaaacaattttcaaattctaGTGCTATGGCAAGAAATACATCACAGAAAGTTAGTTATCCGGACTTAAGAAAaccaaccaaaaagaaaggtGTCCAAGCTTTTGTTTGACAAATACTCGTATACCAatatcttttcttctccttcaatgCAGTAACCCATGAGTTTAACAAGATTTCGATGTTGGAGTCTCGATATAAGGATGATCTCATTTTTGAACTCTTCAACGCCTTGGGCCGAGGTACTGGAAAGTCTTTTTATGGCTACCTCTTTCCCATTCAGCTTCCCCTGTTTTGCAATTCACATAGCTTTTAGACCATGAATATTTCCGTTAACAATATCCTGCAAAATGGTTTTACCTTATAAACAGAGCCAAACCCTCCTTGCCCGAGTTTACTTGTCGTGCTGAACTTGTTTGTAGCAAGTAGTATACTATCAAAACTATAAAGGGTCAAATCCAGTGAATCATCTTGCTGCAGCTGCTCTTTCCATGCATTTCCTTGTATCAGTTCGGCCGATTTTTCAGGTGTATCTACTAAATCAAGGAGCCTTGGATCTTTGTTCAAGTTTCCTGTGTTTATCATTGGTAAAGAATTAGCTTACTTTCTTCACAGTGTGCACAATCCTCTGAAAAACGCTGACATGGCTCTAAAATAGTACCCATTTTTTCAGCACTCCATTTGTAAAGACTAAAAACAAGTACTGCAAAGAACATGATCCCGGCAATAGTAGCCAGGCTGATGATAACTGCTTTGTGTCGTGATCCTCCTGAAAGGGTGAAAGAGAATTATGCAAAAGTCGATTAGAGTCGACTCAAACTCATCTGAATGAAACAATTTCTGACCTGCTTTTACATGTGCAACTCGAACAAATAGATCTTCCCCAGCTGTGGGAAGTTCCTGAAGATCAATTAGGTCTTTGCTCCAAACCATACACCCAATGGTGCCGACATAAGAATAAGCCAAGCAAGAACAATTGCTCAGGCACCAGCTTTCACATCCTTCTTGATCTCCAATGTCTGATAAATAGTCCCCAGAGTCGGGTAGTTTCATCCGGCTCATTTGCCAGAACGCATCTTTCTTGACATTTGTTGGAGCTGATGTGCTTGTGTTTTTCTGGCAATTCAATTCCGTCTCTCTTGCACATCCTCCGGTCCAGTTTCCATTGTTCCATTCTCCATTTGACTTTGGCACAAACCCATCTATGCATCTGCAAATGGGCGAATTCAATGAGTTACAAACTCCAAAAAGACCACAAGTTCCATACATCTCACAAGTATTGTTCGGTGCTGCCCAATCTGTCAACCATGCCTCAGCTCCATCATCCCAGTACGATGTCATAAGAGATCCTCCAGGTGAAACGAAGATGTATCCAAAGAAATTGTATCTATCGACTGAAAAGTAAGTGGTCCCCTGCTGAATATCCTGCTCGACATTGAATCCACTCGAGTACGATTGGTCCATGTCTGGTATGCCGATAAATTGCGTTTTGTCCCATTGCCCGCTTCTCCAGTAAGGCGTCGAACCATTCCAAGTGAAAGCTTGAGGTGGCGTCTCTGATGTCATTCCAGATGAGAAACTTCCGGGAGATGGATCACTGTCGCTTTTCCAGGAAATTAGAAAGTGTTTCACTCCAGTCCTGACATTTACTCCCAGCTTCATTCTCGGAAGAAGAGTGTCTGTCGGATCCTCGAAGCTTCCCCATATTTCGCTATAATTTCCATCTTGCAGAACAAAATTCCCACTGTCTAATAGAGCTGCTGACGTATAATTGGACAGACTAGAGACATTGGTAGACCAAACTATACCCTGTTGTCCATCCATGAGCTTCAAATTCCCATCACCGCCTATCGTTAATTTCGCAGACTGATCTGTGTACACGAGCGGCCATTCCCTATTGGCCACCCACACAATCTTAGAAGGCGTCAAGTTCTTGTACCATATGCCAACATACTGACTTTCTGACCCATTCGGCGTGAAGAACCCAAGCTCAAAGATTTGGCCAGAGGAGACGAGGGTTTGGTTCGGAAAGAGCGGCTCCGATGTAGTAATATTGTAAACCACACCGCTGGCCGTATGAATTGCCTGAAGTAGGAAGAAGACGACCAAGCAGGAGCACCAAGCAATCATGAGCCGCATAATAAGGATGACGGAACGAGCCTAACGAGTTCGGTGGGTCAGTTGATCTGCACTTTCTGCAGATCAAGAGTAGATGAACAAGATTTCCTGGGAGTCAAGAAGCCTTGGTGCTCAAGGGTGGCTGAAACACAATGGTTTTTCCAGAAGATCACACCTTCATTGACTATCCAACATGGGGTTGTTCCTAGCCGCTGTTCAAATTTGACTCTGCCCCTCAAACCATGCACCTTTTGACGAATTGGAATTGCTTGTGTGGTAACCAAGACGTCGGACCAAGTCCAAGTGTGAGAACACGGGTTAAGATACCATATGTAAATTCGGTCGAGCAGCTATAAGGTCAACTCTTTCGTATCTTTCCCGGTTTAATGATCACTTTTAAGTGAACCCTGAAAGCTTCATCGAGCCGGAAAAGATATAGAGGATGATGATACAAATAGTTGTTTCTGGTTTGATCGATATGcactgtcattttttttttacttccaaTTGTTCGTGCATTGGGCGATATTattcctaaactttcaattgtttGAATCCATATATCCCACCAAACTTTGAGATGAGTATACTGAGGCCATATAACTAGATGAGTTATTTTCAATCATTGAACTGTTGGGATTAGACGAAAGCACAACAAAGTAGAAAgttaaaacaagaaagagaaatcgagtttATCCGGGTTCACACTTGATTTCAAGCCACATCCAGCAaatgattctactataattaacacattCCACCACTTTATTACAACTCTCTATTACAAGAGAAATAGAGAATATATAACAATAACTATTAAAGAACCTAAGCTCAAATTACAAATAGAATACGGGCCTAAACTACTACCTTGGTGTCTTCTCATCGATGAGGAGTGTGAAGAACACCCCAACATGAACCTTGATCAAATTCTAACCGTATCTTGAAAGCCTGTTTTGATTGTGCTGGCGGGACTTCTAGCTCTAACCCTAATCAAAACTTGTGCCACCTTGACATCAACGTAGATTTCATGTTTTGTAACGCCCCAAAAAATTAGTTGGTAAATTATCcaagttttgaaatttggcaataaataaatgaactctcgtgtttttttatttttatttttaaagtcgGGCTTTGATCTCAAGCGGCCCAAACCGAACGGAACCGATTTGCCCAAATTATTTGTGATTTAGGTCTAGGCCATCGATCGAACCCACAAAATTTACCCCCGATCTATTTGGGTTGGGTCAAAAAATTGCTCTAAGCATATACCTATGTCAtttttgttgaagtttgtttgaaaagCAAGCAAAAGTTGCCTTTTCTAATCCCATATAGAATAGAAGTAAGTGTGTaaatctctttattagttagaaggctactatagtctttcaaaataaagaaatgggctaGTGGGCAAATCCCCACTAGACTAGACCCGCGTGCGGATGCGTGATTTTGACATGATTAGCACTTAGCGCGGTCGCTTGTCGAAA
This sequence is a window from Rhodamnia argentea isolate NSW1041297 chromosome 3, ASM2092103v1, whole genome shotgun sequence. Protein-coding genes within it:
- the LOC115727425 gene encoding G-type lectin S-receptor-like serine/threonine-protein kinase At1g61370 isoform X1, with protein sequence MRLMIAWCSCLVVFFLLQAIHTASGVVYNITTSEPLFPNQTLVSSGQIFELGFFTPNGSESQYVGIWYKNLTPSKIVWVANREWPLVYTDQSAKLTIGGDGNLKLMDGQQGIVWSTNVSSLSNYTSAALLDSGNFVLQDGNYSEIWGSFEDPTDTLLPRMKLGVNVRTGVKHFLISWKSDSDPSPGSFSSGMTSETPPQAFTWNGSTPYWRSGQWDKTQFIGIPDMDQSYSSGFNVEQDIQQGTTYFSVDRYNFFGYIFVSPGGSLMTSYWDDGAEAWLTDWAAPNNTCEMYGTCGLFGVCNSLNSPICRCIDGFVPKSNGEWNNGNWTGGCARETELNCQKNTSTSAPTNVKKDAFWQMSRMKLPDSGDYLSDIGDQEGCESWCLSNCSCLAYSYVGTIGCMVWSKDLIDLQELPTAGEDLFVRVAHVKAGGSRHKAVIISLATIAGIMFFAVLVFSLYKWSAEKMGNLNKDPRLLDLVDTPEKSAELIQGNAWKEQLQQDDSLDLTLYSFDSILLATNKFSTTSKLGQGGFGSVYKGKLNGKEVAIKRLSSTSAQGVEEFKNEIILISRLQHRNLVKLMGYCIEGEEKILVYEYLSNKSLDTFLFDSRKKAELDWGKRFQMIQGIARGLLYLHRDSCLRVIHRDLKVSNILLDEKMNPKISDFGLARMFEGTQVLVNTQKIVGTLGYMSPEYAMGGIFSERSDVYSFGVLLLEIVSGKKNTALYDQGQHLNLLSLAWQLWSDGKAFDLTDEAIPVSSPWELIRCIHVGLLCVQDHPTNRPDMSNVVLMLSGESDLPQPRQPIFTFQAEMPDRSIPSQEESIWSVNTVTDTLVEGR
- the LOC115727425 gene encoding G-type lectin S-receptor-like serine/threonine-protein kinase At1g61370 isoform X2, translating into MRLMIAWCSCLVVFFLLQAIHTASGVVYNITTSEPLFPNQTLVSSGQIFELGFFTPNGSESQYVGIWYKNLTPSKIVWVANREWPLVYTDQSAKLTIGGDGNLKLMDGQQGIVWSTNVSSLSNYTSAALLDSGNFVLQDGNYSEIWGSFEDPTDTLLPRMKLGVNVRTGVKHFLISWKSDSDPSPGSFSSGMTSETPPQAFTWNGSTPYWRSGQWDKTQFIGIPDMDQSYSSGFNVEQDIQQGTTYFSVDRYNFFGYIFVSPGGSLMTSYWDDGAEAWLTDWAAPNNTCEMYGTCGLFGVCNSLNSPICRCIDGFVPKSNGEWNNGNWTGGCARETELNCQKNTSTSAPTNVKKDAFWQMSRMKLPDSGDYLSDIGDQEGCESWCLSNCSCLAYSYVGTIGCMVWSKDLIDLQELPTAGEDLFVRVAHVKAGGSRHKAVIISLATIAGIMFFAVLVFSLYKWSAEKMGNLNKDPRLLDLVDTPEKSAELIQGNAWKEQLQQDDSLDLTLYSFDSILLATNKFSTTSKLGQGGFGSVYKGKLNGKEVAIKRLSSTSAQGVEEFKNEIILISRLQHRNLVKLMGYCIEGEEKILVYEYLSNKSLDTFLFDSRKKAELDWGKRFQMIQGIARGLLYLHRDSCLRVIHRDLKVSNILLDEKMNPKISDFGLARMFEGTQVLVNTQKIVGTLGYMSPEYAMGGIFSERSDVYSFGVLLLEIVSGKKNTALYDQGQHLNLLSLVWQLWSDGKAFDLTDEAIPVSSPWELIRCIHVGLLCVQDHPTNRPDMSNVVLMLSGESDLPQPRQPIFTFQAEMPDRSIPSQEESIWSVNTVTDTLVEGR